The proteins below are encoded in one region of Acidobacteriota bacterium:
- the clpA gene encoding ATP-dependent Clp protease ATP-binding subunit ClpA, which yields MKLSADLEICVSVALAQAGERGHRFAGPEHLLHALLMDEEVARTVRHAGGDVTRLKKELERYLAEEVEVQEGERRMPPLPTRGLRRVLARATAHARGAGLDEVTTVNALVALYDEEDSWAVYLLEEHGVTKLDVVQFLAHGVSKIDPTGLGWHVGAGGEEEGPRPTGDPLEAFTTELTELARQGAIDPLIGRDREIARTLRVLQRRRKNNPVYVGDPGVGKTALVEGLALKIAQGEVPAQLEGATIYRLDLGATLAGARYRGDFEERLKGVLAALAERPRAILFIDEIHTLVGAGATGTGTVDASNLLKPALESGRLRCIGATTWSEYRQYFERDRALARRFQKIEVNEPSVEETVKILQGLRQRHEEHHGVAYTRAALSKAAELAARHLRDHKLPDKAIDLMDEAGAEVSLAGGKRVGSREIEAALAAMARIPPKKVRGSDRERLLHLEEQLKAVIYGQDEAIGTLVAAIKVSRAGLRSPEKPIGSFLLTGPTGVGKTELARQLAEALGIAFLRFDMSEYMERHSVSRLVGAPPGYVGYDRGGLLTEAVSQSPHAVLLLDEVEKAHPEVFNILLQIMDHGTLTDTNGKEADFRQVILLMSSNVGAREMAQRQVGFVGGTAAGADQQAYERLFSPEFRNRLDARVGFQPLTPEIMGRIVDKFIDELRRQLKDRKVNIELTDPARAHLAEKGYDPAFGARPLARVIDETIKKPLTEQILFGRLEHGGNVVVRLEGGAIVLA from the coding sequence ATGAAGCTCTCTGCCGATCTCGAGATTTGCGTTTCAGTGGCCCTGGCCCAGGCCGGCGAACGGGGCCATCGCTTTGCGGGCCCCGAACACCTGCTCCATGCCCTGCTGATGGACGAGGAGGTGGCCCGTACGGTCCGCCACGCCGGGGGGGACGTGACACGGCTGAAAAAGGAACTCGAGCGCTACCTGGCAGAGGAGGTCGAGGTCCAGGAAGGCGAGCGCCGGATGCCTCCCCTGCCCACCCGCGGACTGCGGCGGGTGTTGGCCCGGGCCACCGCCCACGCCCGGGGCGCGGGTCTCGACGAGGTGACCACGGTCAACGCCCTGGTGGCGCTCTACGACGAAGAGGACTCCTGGGCGGTGTATCTGCTCGAAGAACACGGGGTGACCAAGCTGGACGTGGTGCAATTCCTGGCCCACGGGGTGTCGAAGATCGATCCGACGGGGCTCGGCTGGCATGTGGGGGCGGGCGGCGAGGAGGAGGGGCCGCGGCCCACGGGAGATCCCCTCGAGGCCTTCACCACAGAGTTGACCGAACTGGCCCGGCAGGGCGCCATCGACCCCCTGATCGGCCGGGACCGGGAGATCGCCCGCACTCTGCGGGTTTTGCAGCGGCGGCGGAAGAACAACCCGGTCTACGTGGGCGACCCCGGCGTGGGCAAGACCGCGCTGGTGGAGGGGCTGGCGCTGAAGATCGCCCAGGGGGAGGTGCCCGCCCAGCTCGAGGGCGCCACCATCTATCGCCTCGACCTGGGGGCGACCCTGGCCGGCGCGCGCTACCGGGGCGATTTCGAAGAGCGCCTGAAGGGCGTGCTGGCGGCCCTTGCCGAGCGGCCACGGGCGATTCTTTTCATCGACGAGATTCACACGTTGGTGGGTGCGGGGGCTACGGGCACGGGTACGGTGGATGCTTCGAACCTGCTCAAGCCGGCCCTCGAGTCGGGTCGCTTGCGCTGCATCGGGGCGACGACCTGGAGCGAGTATCGCCAGTACTTCGAGCGGGACCGCGCCCTGGCCCGGCGTTTTCAGAAGATCGAGGTCAACGAGCCCAGCGTCGAGGAGACGGTCAAGATTCTCCAGGGTCTCAGGCAGCGCCACGAAGAGCACCACGGCGTGGCCTACACCCGCGCGGCCCTGAGCAAGGCCGCCGAGCTGGCGGCCCGTCACCTGCGGGATCACAAGCTGCCCGACAAGGCCATCGACCTGATGGACGAGGCGGGAGCGGAGGTCTCCCTGGCGGGAGGCAAGCGGGTGGGCAGCCGGGAGATCGAGGCGGCCCTGGCGGCCATGGCTCGGATACCGCCGAAGAAGGTTCGGGGCAGCGACCGGGAGCGGCTGTTGCATCTCGAAGAGCAGCTCAAGGCGGTGATCTACGGGCAGGACGAGGCGATCGGTACTCTGGTGGCGGCGATCAAGGTCTCCCGGGCGGGGTTGCGCTCGCCCGAGAAGCCTATCGGCAGCTTCCTGCTCACCGGTCCCACGGGTGTGGGCAAGACAGAGCTGGCGCGCCAGCTCGCCGAGGCATTGGGCATCGCCTTCTTGCGCTTCGACATGAGCGAGTACATGGAGCGCCACAGCGTCTCGCGCCTGGTGGGTGCTCCTCCGGGCTACGTGGGCTACGACCGGGGCGGATTGCTCACCGAGGCGGTGTCCCAGTCGCCCCACGCGGTGCTGCTGCTCGACGAGGTGGAAAAGGCCCACCCGGAAGTGTTCAACATCCTGCTGCAGATCATGGATCACGGCACGCTGACCGATACCAACGGTAAGGAGGCCGACTTTCGCCAGGTGATCCTGCTGATGAGTTCCAACGTGGGGGCGCGGGAGATGGCCCAGCGCCAGGTGGGCTTCGTCGGCGGTACGGCGGCCGGCGCCGATCAGCAGGCCTATGAAAGACTCTTCAGCCCCGAGTTCCGCAACCGCCTCGATGCGCGTGTCGGTTTCCAGCCCCTGACTCCGGAAATCATGGGGCGCATCGTCGACAAGTTCATCGACGAACTCCGGCGCCAACTGAAAGACCGCAAGGTCAACATCGAGTTGACCGACCCGGCTCGAGCCCACCTGGCGGAAAAGGGGTACGACCCGGCCTTCGGGGCCCGGCCCCTGGCGCGGGTGATCGACGAGACGATCAAGAAGCCGTTGACCGAGCAGATCCTCTTCGGTCGTCTCGAACACGGAGGCAACGTGGTGGTGCGCCTCGAGGGTGGGGCGATCGTGCTCGCCTGA